The following is a genomic window from Sedimenticola thiotaurini.
GTACGGGAAGATCCCAACATCCGCTCGTTGGAAAACCGCCTTACCGAGCGCCTCGGAGCCCGCGTTAAGTTGCAGCAGGGTAACGGTGGCAAAGGCAAGCTGGTGATCAGCTATAACAGTCTCGATGAACTGGACGGAATACTGGAACATATACAGTAGGTTGGGTGCGATATGCCGGTGATGAACCAATGTTTATTTTCGGTATAATCATAAAACTTATTTGCCCATCGTTTGACCTTATGCGGCGCAACATTTATACTGCGCCGGCTTTTTGAGTGCGGTTTTAACTGCTGGGGATCTTTGATCGATGCATCTGGCGGATAAGCGCCAAGCCTACCGCACCGTCCTGGCACAATTAGTAACGTCCTTGACTGCGGCCTTGATACTGCTGCTGGTCGCGGGCGGTGTTTATGCTTACTCAGGACTGGCGGGCGGGCTGATAGCAACCCTGGGGAATGTCCTGTTTGCCTATCGGATTTTTGTCCGGTATACCGCCCAGGAGCCGGGCAGACTGCTGGCCCGCTTCTACGGCGCAGAGATCTTGAAACTCGTGTTGACGGGTTTGCTTTTTGCGGGGGTCATCCTCTGGATCAAGCCACTGAGTGTTGGCGCACTGTTGGGCATCTTTCTGTTGGTACAGTTGATGCCGATCGTGGTGGTTCAACTATTGGATTAACATCAAATTTTGGTTATGTGATAGCACAATGGCTGGCGATACCCTTACCTCTAGCGAATACATTAAGCACCATCTGACCAACCTGACCTTCGGTCAGCATGCCGACGGTAGCTGGGGCCTTGCCCACAGTGCGGCCGAGGCGAAAGAGATGGGTTTCTGGGCCATTAACGTCGATACCATGTTCTGGTCGATATTACTGGGCGGCCTGTTCATCTACTTCGGCAAGAAGGTCGCCGATCGGGTCACTTCCGAAGTACCGGGCGGCCTGCAGAACTTCGCCGAGTGGCTGGTGGAGTTTGTCGACGACAGCGTGCGCGGCTCCTTCAGCGGCCGCAATCCCCTGGTGGCTCCCCTGGCGCTGACCATCTTCGTCTGGATCTTCCTGCAAAACCTGATGGATCTGGTGCCGGTCGACGTGATCCCCTATATCAGCGGCGCCCTGGGTATCCACTTCATGAAAGTGGTGCCCTCGACTGATCCCAACGGTACTTTCGGTATGGCGATCGGCGTGTTCCTGCTGACGCTTTACTACAGCATCAAGATCAAGGGCGTGGGCGGCTTCATGGGTGAACTGACCCTGCAGCCCTTCTCTTCAGACAATGTGATCGTCAAACTGCTGTTTATTCCGATCAACTTCGTCCTCGAATTCGTCAGCCTGATTGCCAAGCCGATTTCCCTGGCACTGCGACTGTTCGGCAACATGTACGCCGGTGAGATGATCTTCATTCTGATCGCCCTGATGTACAACGCCGGTATCGTGCTGGGACTGTTCGGCGGTGTACTGCAGTTGGGCTGGGCAATCTTCCATATCCTGATTATCACGTTGCAGGCGTTCATCTTCATGACCCTGACCATCGTTTATCTGGACATGGCGCATAACGAACACTGATTTCTTTGT
Proteins encoded in this region:
- a CDS encoding ATP synthase subunit I, whose product is MHLADKRQAYRTVLAQLVTSLTAALILLLVAGGVYAYSGLAGGLIATLGNVLFAYRIFVRYTAQEPGRLLARFYGAEILKLVLTGLLFAGVILWIKPLSVGALLGIFLLVQLMPIVVVQLLD
- the atpB gene encoding F0F1 ATP synthase subunit A codes for the protein MAGDTLTSSEYIKHHLTNLTFGQHADGSWGLAHSAAEAKEMGFWAINVDTMFWSILLGGLFIYFGKKVADRVTSEVPGGLQNFAEWLVEFVDDSVRGSFSGRNPLVAPLALTIFVWIFLQNLMDLVPVDVIPYISGALGIHFMKVVPSTDPNGTFGMAIGVFLLTLYYSIKIKGVGGFMGELTLQPFSSDNVIVKLLFIPINFVLEFVSLIAKPISLALRLFGNMYAGEMIFILIALMYNAGIVLGLFGGVLQLGWAIFHILIITLQAFIFMTLTIVYLDMAHNEH